The Phormidium sp. PBR-2020 DNA segment GCGCCACTGGTTTGTGCCAGGTCCTGTTTCTGTTGGGCTAGATGGAGAATGCGATCGCTGCTGTAGGCGCTGTATTGGGGCAGGGGCTGACCCTGCTGTTTATAGAGATGGTGCAGTTGTTCCAGGAGAGGGCCATCGGCGGCTTGGCAATCTCCCTGGGGACTGAGACAGCGATCGCACAACACCACATCCCCTCGTTGCAGTTGGGGAATTAGACTTCCGCCTAACCCCATCACTAAGACTCGCTGGGCGCAACGATAGGGCTGTTGCGATTTCCATCTCCTTAACGTTGCCTCCACGGCGGTTAAGCCAGCGGGAATGGCCACAATGGGGATGGGCAACTCGGCCCTCTTGACGGCCTGGTACTCGGGGCCTTGGGGGACAAAAATTAGATCAAGGGATAACGTCATCGTCTTTTCTTCATGATTTCCTGCAAAAAACCAGATTTCCTGACATTTTAGGGGAAGAGTCAAAACTCGGGGCAATTTCCCGAAAGGTCTGAGTGAACTGCAACTCTTTGGCAGTCATCCAGTGCAAGGGAATGGTCGAACAGTCCTGTAGAATTAAAGACTGTCTTCTTGTTCAACCCTTCTGATTGCCAAAGGTTCTTAATATCGTGGTCACGCAACGGTCTACCTCAACTCCCTACGACGCCAAAACTCAGGACATTGCCCGAGAACTTTTGGCGGCTACCCGTGAAGCTGGCGGATTTTTCGCCAAAGTCCGCGAACAAATGCGCTGGGACGATAAATTGCTCGATTGGGCCATGAGTAACCCCGGTTTACGGGTGCAACTGTTCCGTTTCATTGATTGTTTGCCGGCCCTACGGAGTAAGGCGGAAATTGCTCGTCACCTGCAAGAATATCTAACGGCTGAGGAAGTGGAATTACCCGAGGCCCTCAAAAAGCTGATTAGCTTTAGTGGCGGGGATTCCATGGCCGGGCAGGTGGCAGCTACCACAGTGGCTACAGGGGTAGAAACCCTAGCCTACAAGTATATTTCAGGGGAAACGCTCCCCAAAGTGATTGAAACCGTCAAACGGCTCCGTAAGGATAAGTTGGCCTTTACCATCGACTTACTTGGGGAAGCTGTGATTACGGAACAAGAAGCACAACAGTATTTTGACCGTTATCGCGAGTTAATGACGGAATTGGCGGTAGCGGCGCAAGATTGGCGGGCGGTTCCGCAAATTGATGAGGCCGAGGGGGAAGCCTTACCTCGGGCCCAAGTGTCGGTGAAGTTGACGGCCTTTTATTCCCAGTTTGATGCCCTCGATGCCCAGGGAAGTGAAAATCGTGTCAGCGATCGCGTGCGGGACATTCTGCGCCATAGTCAAGCGACTGGGGCGGCGGTTCACTTTGACATGGAGCAATATGAGTATAAGGATCTAATTCTCTCGATTCTCAAGAAAATTCTCTTGGAACCGGAGTTTCGCGATCGCCGTGATATTGGGGTGACGCTACAGGCCTATCTGCGGGAGTCGGAAGCGGATTTACGGGGGCTAATTGACTGGGCCAAGGAACGAGGAACCCCCGTCACGGTACGGTTAGTGAAAGGGGCCTATTGGGATCGCGAGACGATTCGGGCCCAACAACATGATTGGCCGCAACCCGTCTATAACGACAAGGCGGCAACGGATGCCAACTTTGAACGGCTAACCCGGCTGTTGTTGGAACATCATGAGTATTTGTATGCCGCCATTGGCAGTCATAATGTGCGATCGCAGGCCCTGGCCTGTGCGATCGCCGAAACCCTCAACATTCCCCCCCGCCGGGTGGAGATGCAGGTTCTCTATGGCATGGGGGATAAGTTAGCGAAAGCCCTGGCCAAGCGCGGCCACCGGGTGCGCGTCTATTGTCCCTATGGGGAATTGTTACCGGGGATGTCCTATCTAATTCGGCGGCTGTTGGAAAACACCGCCAATAGTTCCTTCCTGCGGCAAAATCTGGAAAATCGTCCCATTGAGGAGTTAATCGCCCCGCCACAACTCGATCCCCAGAAGCCGGAGTTTGCCCCCCAGAGTTTACCCTTTGCCAACGCCCCGGATTCTGACTACGCCCAAGAGAAGATTCGCGATCGCGCTTGGCAGACCTTATCCCAAATTCAGCAACAG contains these protein-coding regions:
- the pruA gene encoding L-glutamate gamma-semialdehyde dehydrogenase, whose translation is MVTQRSTSTPYDAKTQDIARELLAATREAGGFFAKVREQMRWDDKLLDWAMSNPGLRVQLFRFIDCLPALRSKAEIARHLQEYLTAEEVELPEALKKLISFSGGDSMAGQVAATTVATGVETLAYKYISGETLPKVIETVKRLRKDKLAFTIDLLGEAVITEQEAQQYFDRYRELMTELAVAAQDWRAVPQIDEAEGEALPRAQVSVKLTAFYSQFDALDAQGSENRVSDRVRDILRHSQATGAAVHFDMEQYEYKDLILSILKKILLEPEFRDRRDIGVTLQAYLRESEADLRGLIDWAKERGTPVTVRLVKGAYWDRETIRAQQHDWPQPVYNDKAATDANFERLTRLLLEHHEYLYAAIGSHNVRSQALACAIAETLNIPPRRVEMQVLYGMGDKLAKALAKRGHRVRVYCPYGELLPGMSYLIRRLLENTANSSFLRQNLENRPIEELIAPPQLDPQKPEFAPQSLPFANAPDSDYAQEKIRDRAWQTLSQIQQQVGQSYQPWINGEFVSTQATAQSLNPSNPDEVVGTVGLISLEQADEAVATAKAAFTAWRQTPVAERAGILRKAAELMEQRRHELNAWMVLEVGKPLRECDGEVSEAIDFCRYYASEMERLEAQTVYDIPGETNRYHYQPRGISLIISPWNFPLAIPTGMTVASLVAGNCTLLKPAEVSSVIAAKLAAILIEAGIPKGVFQFIPGKGSTVGAHLVKHPDVHMITFTGSQEVGCQIYRDAAMLQPGQKHLKRVIAEMGGKNGIIIDESADLDQAVAGVVQSAFGYSGQKCSACSRVIVLESVYETFVERLTEAVRSLNVGDASKPGTQVGPVIDAKAQQRIREYIAQGKQEGTVAVELPSPQPGYFVGPIVITEVAPEATIAQEEIFGPVLAVLRVANFDEALTVANGTNYALTGGIYSRTPSHIDRAMAEFEVGNLYVNRGITGAIVSRQPFGGFKLSGVGSKAGGPDYLLQFLEPRTITENIQRHGFAPIEGAE